A single region of the Lysinibacillus sp. B2A1 genome encodes:
- a CDS encoding TetR family transcriptional regulator, producing the protein MPRKSELNQELRDVRKEQILKAALIVFARRGMVAAKISDIAKEAGLSHGLVYHYFNSKEEIFSLLVKEAMNRSIEVIQKANEYKGTPLEKLRWMTEKILNSFIDSEHTLLFLIMIQASTSDAIPAEVKELLTGDPSLSPVMCTLPIIEAGQEKGEIISANPVTLAVTYYAFIQGLAINKIQWPECPIPDANLLLKIFINGKGSSH; encoded by the coding sequence ATGCCAAGGAAATCAGAGCTTAATCAAGAATTAAGAGATGTGCGAAAAGAACAGATACTAAAAGCTGCCTTGATCGTCTTTGCGAGGAGAGGAATGGTTGCAGCAAAAATAAGTGATATTGCTAAGGAGGCTGGATTAAGTCATGGTCTTGTCTATCATTATTTTAATTCGAAAGAAGAGATTTTTTCATTGCTTGTAAAAGAAGCTATGAATCGTTCCATAGAGGTTATTCAAAAGGCAAATGAATATAAGGGTACACCACTGGAAAAATTAAGATGGATGACAGAGAAAATCTTAAATAGCTTTATAGATTCAGAGCATACATTACTTTTTTTAATCATGATCCAGGCAAGTACCTCGGATGCTATCCCGGCTGAAGTGAAAGAGCTACTCACAGGAGATCCGTCGTTATCACCAGTTATGTGTACATTGCCTATTATTGAAGCGGGGCAAGAAAAGGGAGAAATTATTTCAGCAAACCCTGTAACTTTGGCTGTTACTTATTATGCTTTTATACAAGGCTTAGCTATTAATAAAATTCAATGGCCTGAATGCCCCATTCCTGATGCCAATTTACTGTTGAAAATTTTTATAAATGGAAAAGGGAGTAGCCATTAG
- a CDS encoding TetR/AcrR family transcriptional regulator: MSIHEKMNFETKQAIKKALIQQIEEAGFERVTVKNLALAANINRGTFYLHYKDKFEVMADLQQELLKELECYVKNVQPVEAFHTVKTGQLYQPFVEVFRCIKKHAKVFRVFLGEQGSPAFINKMKKVFSNHILNSLSLIEEEILDQEFRQYLQAFLSSAIIGVIQEWLNSSNEDVSVEEMATIHFRLMRFIGNVATL; this comes from the coding sequence ATGTCTATTCATGAAAAGATGAATTTTGAAACAAAACAAGCAATCAAAAAAGCTTTAATCCAACAAATAGAGGAAGCGGGCTTTGAACGAGTAACCGTAAAAAATCTAGCTTTAGCTGCAAACATCAATAGAGGTACTTTTTATTTACATTATAAGGATAAGTTTGAAGTAATGGCGGATTTACAGCAGGAGCTATTAAAAGAATTAGAGTGCTATGTTAAAAATGTTCAACCTGTAGAAGCCTTCCACACCGTAAAAACAGGACAGCTTTATCAACCATTTGTTGAGGTATTTCGATGCATTAAAAAGCATGCAAAAGTTTTTCGCGTTTTTTTAGGGGAACAGGGAAGTCCAGCCTTTATTAATAAAATGAAAAAGGTGTTTAGTAATCATATTTTAAATAGCCTTTCTCTTATCGAAGAAGAAATACTAGATCAAGAATTTCGACAATATTTACAGGCTTTTTTAAGTTCTGCGATTATAGGAGTTATTCAGGAGTGGCTCAATAGTAGCAATGAGGATGTTAGTGTAGAGGAAATGGCAACCATCCATTTTCGCTTAATGCGATTTATCGGGAACGTAGCCACATTATAA
- a CDS encoding ABC transporter ATP-binding protein, whose amino-acid sequence MTIIEINQLTKRFGDFYSIQNVNLQIGKGEVFGFLGPNGAGKSTTIRHLMGFLQPTEGICTIKGLDCRKATAEIQKFVGYLPGEIAFIDKMTGQQFIQFIAKMRGLHDLTRAHELMQYFELNATGLIKKMSKGMKQKVGLVCAFMHSPEIVILDEPTSGLDPLMQTKFIDLVIREKEKGTTIFMSSHMIEEIEKTCDRVAIINAGKVVAIEAIADLKKRKSKKFLIEFQSEQELSRFLEEPFTTEQISPTQVIIKVQGNVQTLLSTLAHYQMVDLDVISQSLEDIFMHYYDVGGQES is encoded by the coding sequence ATGACAATAATTGAGATTAATCAGTTAACTAAAAGGTTTGGGGATTTTTATAGTATACAAAATGTGAACTTACAGATTGGAAAAGGAGAGGTATTTGGATTTTTAGGTCCAAATGGTGCTGGTAAATCTACAACAATCAGACATTTAATGGGGTTTTTACAGCCAACTGAGGGCATCTGTACTATAAAAGGATTAGATTGCCGAAAAGCTACAGCTGAAATACAAAAATTTGTAGGGTATTTACCAGGTGAAATAGCGTTTATTGATAAAATGACGGGACAACAATTTATTCAATTTATTGCCAAAATGCGGGGACTACATGATCTAACAAGAGCTCATGAGCTTATGCAATACTTTGAATTAAATGCTACAGGGCTAATAAAGAAAATGTCAAAGGGCATGAAGCAAAAAGTCGGTTTAGTTTGTGCATTTATGCATAGTCCTGAAATAGTCATTTTAGATGAGCCGACAAGTGGATTAGACCCGCTTATGCAAACAAAATTTATTGATTTGGTTATCCGAGAAAAAGAAAAAGGAACGACTATCTTCATGTCCTCTCATATGATTGAGGAAATTGAGAAGACCTGTGACCGAGTAGCCATTATTAATGCCGGAAAGGTTGTTGCCATAGAAGCCATTGCTGATCTAAAAAAACGCAAATCAAAAAAATTCTTAATTGAATTTCAAAGTGAGCAGGAGCTTTCCCGCTTCCTAGAGGAACCATTTACGACTGAGCAAATCAGTCCAACACAGGTGATTATCAAGGTTCAAGGGAATGTCCAAACATTACTTTCAACATTAGCACACTATCAAATGGTGGACCTCGATGTTATATCACAATCACTCGAAGATATTTTTATGCATTACTACGATGTAGGAGGACAAGAATCATGA
- a CDS encoding mep operon protein MepB, translating to MNKFNKTLAYVNELLYEPNNLTIKNIQEETQNSDYGAGIFQLNSKSIRFRVAKITPTKIGQFVSFWEKDEANKNQAFTYDNATDLLVINTFNDNGDFGQFVFPKEILLQQNILRTSSTKGKMAIRVYPRWDTPTSKQAIATQKWQLPYFFHISDVNSLPIHELLKLYTN from the coding sequence ATGAATAAATTTAATAAGACGTTAGCATATGTAAATGAATTACTATATGAACCTAATAATTTAACTATAAAAAACATCCAAGAAGAGACTCAAAATTCAGATTATGGGGCTGGGATATTTCAGTTAAATTCCAAATCGATTAGATTTAGAGTCGCAAAAATAACACCTACCAAGATAGGACAGTTTGTTTCATTTTGGGAAAAGGATGAAGCTAATAAAAACCAAGCATTTACATATGATAATGCTACTGATTTATTGGTAATAAATACCTTTAATGATAATGGTGATTTTGGTCAATTCGTTTTTCCAAAAGAGATTCTTTTACAACAAAACATCCTTAGAACCTCTAGTACAAAGGGAAAAATGGCAATTAGAGTTTATCCTAGATGGGATACTCCCACTAGCAAACAAGCGATAGCAACACAAAAGTGGCAATTACCGTATTTTTTTCATATTAGTGATGTGAATAGTTTACCAATACATGAGCTATTAAAATTATACACCAACTAA
- a CDS encoding TetR/AcrR family transcriptional regulator yields the protein MYQAFQNLEDEKRYKIINAALREFSFHNYETASTNKIVKDAKISKGILFHYFGSKKNLYLYLYDYVTTIFTEAINSSVDLEEPDIFKRYKQIMMMKFALIQQYHTLFDFLKKTYAETSLEVRNELDQYNSKLQDSSYTRVFAGIDYNLFHENIDNTKALDTIRWVTDGISDRFEKQLKSNVDNAEGFHQLLEQSMEEAAHYFEFLKQLLYRNTKG from the coding sequence TTGTATCAAGCATTTCAAAATTTAGAAGATGAAAAACGTTATAAAATTATAAATGCTGCACTACGAGAATTCTCATTTCATAACTACGAAACCGCTTCAACTAATAAAATAGTGAAGGATGCAAAAATATCAAAAGGAATTTTATTTCACTACTTTGGTAGTAAAAAAAATTTATATCTTTATTTATATGACTATGTAACAACGATTTTCACTGAAGCAATCAATAGTAGCGTAGATTTGGAAGAACCCGATATTTTTAAACGCTATAAACAAATCATGATGATGAAATTTGCATTAATTCAGCAATACCATACACTTTTTGATTTCTTAAAAAAGACATATGCTGAAACAAGCTTAGAAGTAAGAAATGAACTTGATCAATATAATAGTAAGCTACAAGATTCTTCCTATACTCGTGTGTTCGCTGGAATTGATTATAATTTATTTCATGAAAATATAGATAATACTAAGGCATTAGATACTATTAGATGGGTTACTGATGGAATCAGTGATCGATTTGAAAAGCAATTAAAAAGCAACGTGGATAACGCTGAAGGCTTTCATCAATTACTAGAGCAATCCATGGAAGAGGCAGCCCATTATTTTGAATTTTTAAAACAATTATTATACCGAAACACAAAGGGGTGA